A window of Nitrospirota bacterium genomic DNA:
CCACAGTCAGGAATCGCATGGAGTCGACCTTCGCTGGGCCGAGCGAAGGGGCTCCGGTTTTCAGTTCATAGGTTTGAGCACGGCCGGTATCCTCGATTTTGGCAAAGGTGTCGGTTTCCGAGAAGGCCGCGCCCCAGGGGATGCCCTCGAAGCCGTTCGGATCGTTCAGCATCGGTACGGCGAAGGCGAGAGTGCCGGACAGGGTGAGGACACAGAAAACTTGGATCAGGATGCTCAAACAGGCCGTCCTCATCGTTTGTCCGTCGTTCGTGAAGCGTGAAGCGTATCTCGCAAGCCAGAAAGATTTCCGCTTCACGAATAACGTTTCACGAGATACGGTCTTTGTGCCGGCGGAATTTTTCAGCATCCTGTTACTCCGCTGAATCCGTAATGCGGTCGTTGAATCGCGGCGCGAGGGTGCGGCTGTCGATGAAGAGATAGCCTCGCTCCGTGTTCGCGTGATACGTCAGGTTGATCTCTGTGTCGGCTCCGCGCCATGTATATTGCTGATTCAGGCCTCGCATCATCTGCCCGGGGATGCGCTCCAGGGAACCGAACTGCTGTTCGAGGTAGGTGAGGATCTGTTTGTGCCGATCGTCGCCTTGATAACGAATGGTCACACGGGCAAATTGGTCATCGACCGCCAAGAAGCGGACGCTGTCGACCGGGACTCCGGCATACGACGGCGCACTGTTCTTCAATTGGAATTCGTTGACATGCGGGCCTGGCTGGGTGATTTCGAAGTCCGGCCTTGCGGTGAGGGCCACCCCCCAGGTCATGCCCTGGGATCCGTTCGGATCGTTCACCATCGGCACGGCATGAGCGAGCAGGGGGCTGCCGAGAGAGAGCAGCAGTCCCCCTAGAACGAGGAGTCTGCCCGCGTGATGTCTCTGCCGTGCGATCATAGCAGAACGCTACCATGGCCGATCCGATGGCGCAACTCCCTCCGTTTTGTTGAGAATGCCCCGAGGCATAGCTTATAATGCGCGCGTTTTTCCATGTGCGTAGCGGCGAGGAAGCGATACATGATTGAAAGCGATGCGTTTGTCCAAGCACTCCAAGATATCGGGGTGGATTTCTTTACGGGGGTTCCCGATTCCATCCTGGGCGGCATTATTGCCGAGTTGATGGAGCGGCGCCTCTATACCCCGGCCGTGAGGGAGGACGAAGCGGTGGCGATGGCAGCCGGGGCCTATATGGCGGGCAAGATTCCCGCGGTGCTCATGCAGAACTCCGGGCTCGGGACCTCGCTGAATACGCTGATCTCTCTGAACTATATTTATCAGCAGCCCTGCATTCTGATTGTGTCCTGGCGGGGGCAAGGCGGGAAGGATGCGCCGGAGCATCTGGTCATGGGCGAGGTGATGGAGCCGTTCCTCGATACCATGAAGATCCCCCATCGCACCCTGACGGAAAAGACGGCAGTTGAGGATCTGAGATGGCTGGCGGAGACCTTCATGAAGCAGCGCATTCCCGTCGCGCTCTTGATAACCAAAGGGGTTGTGA
This region includes:
- a CDS encoding thiamine pyrophosphate-binding protein is translated as MIESDAFVQALQDIGVDFFTGVPDSILGGIIAELMERRLYTPAVREDEAVAMAAGAYMAGKIPAVLMQNSGLGTSLNTLISLNYIYQQPCILIVSWRGQGGKDAPEHLVMGEVMEPFLDTMKIPHRTLTEKTAVEDLRWLAETFMKQRIPVALLITKGVVKGLHP